In Deltaproteobacteria bacterium, a single window of DNA contains:
- a CDS encoding NAD(P)-dependent glycerol-3-phosphate dehydrogenase, producing the protein MEVGKARVAVVGGGSWGTAFAAMLSARSRDVSLWVREKEVCDGISESGENRTFLPGIKLPPSLRPTTDLREAVSGREIVAMAVPSQYLRAVAREIAGCIEPGATVVSLAKGVENGTLMRMTEVLAEELPDASPRLAVLSGPTFSREVAEGKPTGATVASRDASVAAFLQAVFSGGRFRVYAETDVVGIEIGGALKNIMAIAAGMCDGLGFGHNARSLLISRGLAEISRLGVHLGADPQTFAGLAGLGDLVLTCTGDLSRNRTVGLRIGRGEGISEILAGMKMVAEGVETARAAMDLSRRTGVPMPISEQVYLILHEGKDVKSAVDRLFARALRQERDGQGA; encoded by the coding sequence ATGGAGGTCGGGAAGGCCCGGGTCGCGGTCGTCGGCGGCGGGTCGTGGGGGACGGCCTTCGCCGCGATGCTTTCGGCGCGAAGCAGGGATGTCTCGCTCTGGGTGCGCGAGAAGGAAGTATGCGACGGAATCAGCGAGTCGGGGGAGAACCGGACGTTCCTCCCCGGGATAAAACTCCCGCCGTCTCTCCGCCCGACGACGGACCTTCGGGAGGCGGTCTCCGGCAGGGAGATCGTTGCGATGGCTGTCCCCTCGCAATACCTGCGTGCGGTCGCAAGGGAAATCGCCGGATGCATCGAGCCGGGGGCAACCGTCGTTTCGCTGGCCAAGGGGGTGGAAAACGGGACGCTTATGAGGATGACGGAGGTCCTTGCGGAGGAACTTCCCGACGCGTCGCCGCGGCTTGCGGTCCTCTCGGGCCCCACCTTCTCGCGCGAAGTCGCCGAAGGGAAGCCCACCGGCGCCACGGTGGCCTCCCGCGACGCTTCGGTGGCCGCTTTCCTCCAGGCCGTTTTTTCGGGGGGCCGGTTCCGGGTGTACGCGGAAACCGACGTGGTGGGGATCGAGATCGGCGGCGCTCTCAAAAACATCATGGCCATCGCCGCCGGGATGTGCGACGGCCTGGGGTTCGGGCATAACGCACGCTCCCTTCTCATCTCCCGCGGGCTGGCGGAAATCTCCCGACTGGGCGTCCACCTGGGGGCCGACCCGCAGACGTTCGCGGGGCTTGCCGGGTTGGGCGACCTTGTGCTGACCTGCACCGGCGACCTATCCCGGAACCGGACCGTGGGCTTGCGCATCGGACGGGGAGAGGGGATCTCCGAAATACTCGCAGGGATGAAGATGGTAGCGGAAGGGGTGGAAACCGCCCGGGCCGCCATGGACCTCTCCCGGCGCACGGGAGTGCCGATGCCGATATCCGAGCAGGTTTACCTCATCCTGCACGAAGGGAAGGACGTCAAATCCGCGGTGGACAGGCTTTTCGCGCGTGCGCTGCGGCAGGAAAGGGACGGGCAAGGGGCATGA
- the nadA gene encoding quinolinate synthase NadA: MREQAALKKEIRGLLVRRKAVLLAHNYQRDEIQEIADITGDSLGLSREAAKSDAEVIVFCGVHFMAESAAILSPQKTVLLPRMEAGCPMADMITADDLNAWRAQHPGAVVVTYVNSSAEVKAVSDICCTSGNAVNVVRSIPQDKEVFMVPDRNLAQYVAKISGRRISWWDGYCPTHERVTVEDIGKARDAHPGALLIVHPECRPEVVAMADAVKSTAGMYSFCRGDGAKEFIVGTEMGILYRLRKENPEKKFHLASRALICPNMKLTTLEDVKDALETLSPVVTVPGDIREKAHAALEAMLRVPRDA; the protein is encoded by the coding sequence ATGAGGGAACAAGCGGCGTTGAAGAAGGAGATCCGGGGGCTTCTGGTCCGGCGGAAAGCGGTGCTCCTGGCGCACAACTATCAACGCGACGAGATCCAGGAGATCGCCGACATAACGGGAGACTCGCTCGGATTGAGCCGGGAGGCGGCGAAGTCCGATGCGGAGGTGATCGTATTCTGCGGCGTCCACTTCATGGCGGAGAGCGCGGCTATCCTTTCACCGCAAAAGACGGTCCTCCTTCCCCGAATGGAAGCGGGCTGCCCGATGGCCGACATGATCACGGCGGACGACCTGAACGCCTGGCGCGCGCAGCACCCCGGCGCCGTCGTCGTAACCTACGTGAATTCCTCGGCGGAGGTCAAGGCCGTATCCGACATCTGCTGCACCTCCGGGAACGCCGTCAACGTCGTCCGGTCGATCCCGCAGGACAAGGAAGTATTCATGGTGCCCGACCGGAACCTGGCGCAGTACGTGGCGAAGATTTCCGGGCGGCGGATTTCATGGTGGGACGGCTACTGCCCGACTCATGAGCGGGTAACCGTGGAGGATATCGGGAAGGCCCGCGATGCCCATCCCGGCGCCCTGCTGATCGTCCACCCGGAGTGCCGTCCGGAAGTCGTGGCGATGGCCGACGCCGTGAAGTCCACCGCAGGAATGTATTCCTTCTGCCGCGGGGACGGGGCGAAGGAGTTCATTGTCGGGACGGAGATGGGGATCCTGTACCGTCTCCGGAAGGAGAACCCGGAGAAAAAGTTCCACCTGGCCTCGAGGGCGCTCATCTGTCCGAACATGAAACTGACCACGCTGGAGGACGTAAAGGACGCACTGGAGACGCTTTCCCCCGTGGTGACCGTGCCGGGAGATATCCGGGAGAAGGCACATGCCGCCCTGGAGGCGATGCTGCGCGTTCCGCGCGACGCCTGA